The Nitrospira sp. SG-bin1 genomic sequence AAACGTTGGGATGCATTGATTTCGGGATGACGAAACTGCCAATCGAAGGGCTTGCATCCGTGCAAGCCCTTTCAGGCGCCTGCTTCTACGAACAGCATCGCTATGTGTGTTAACGGACAAACGGATTGTCATGCTGCGTATCTTTATCCCAGAAGACGGAGGTGCTGCCGCTTCGGGATGAGATTTCTAGGAGGGCACGTCATTCCTACGATTTCGTAAAACCATGAAATGGTAAGAATAGCGGAGGCACTTTGTCACGGAAAGCTGAGGTAGGAGCTATACTGGTGTGTCTAAGCATGTCGTATCGAGCCTCAACTCGCCGAGAGTGATATCGACCTCCGGAAGTTTTGCTAGATCTGCATATCTATCCAAGAAGTAATACCACTTGTTCGCGTGGGTTTTATTCTCGAACCACGCTGAAGGTGCAGCGAGTAAAACCGCCCGACGGATATCCTGTTTCTTGGGCAAAGGAGACTGTCTTGTTGTACAGAGAAGATGAAGAAAGTATCGAACGATCTGCGATAGCGGCCTGTCATAGTTAAGATCCTCAGTGTATTTCACCTCGATGTATATTCGATTTTCATTAGAGGCGATGGACCGCAGCACCAGATCCGGAACCATCCCACCGGCTACATCGATCATTAATGTGGGAACGGGATTCCAGTCGCTTCTATCCTGAAAGATCTTATAGTCTCGTTCACTCACAAGATCGTAGAGACAACTGGCGTCACTGGTTCCCGAAATAATGCGAATATCTCGCAATAAGCTGCGATCAAGTAAAGCTCTTTCGAGTTTGGCAGCGAGGGCATCTTCAAGATTCTTTTCGACCAAAGTGAATCTCACTTTCGCATCTAGAGCGTAGCAATAACTTAGGTAGTTTACAGTGCAGAGCCGGGCGAGTCTATAACTCGGTGCTTCATGCATTCCACTTCACACCTATTGGCGATCAGAGAAGCCAAATCGATGATGTGTGCTTTCCGATGAGCGTGGCATCGTAGGGTAATTCGTCCGCGCATTCTTTACCCCGATCTTCCCAAAGCATTCGCGACCCTCAAATCCCACAGTCCACGGCCCGGTAACAAGCGACGACGCTGTCGTCAAATGGCATGCCAAATGACGACTCTCCCGACACCTGCCTGCGCGCCGGGATCTCCTTCTCTTTCACGGCACTTACTATGAATTCACGCTTTACCAAGCCCAGATAGAGTGATACGATGGATCTACATTGTATCACCAACGGGGAGACGGAGATGATTAAGAAATTGACCAAGCACGGCAACAGTCTGGCTCTTGTCATTGATCGAGGCGTGCTCGATCTGTTGGACATCGACGAGGAGACGCCGCTCAACATTAAAACAGATGGGAAGTGCCTCATCGTAGCGCCCGCGCAGGACACTGTTCGCCAAAAGAAGTTCCGTGCAGCGCTGAGCGAGGGAAATCGACGGTACGGAAAGATGTTGAAACGGCTAGCATAGCTCATGGCTGAGCCGCGATTTCTCTCAGTGGAGGACGTCATCGATATCCATGCCGACCAGATTGAACGATATGGAGGAAGCCTGGGCGTTCGGGATGTTGAGCTGCTGCGGTCTGCGATCGGAATGCTGGAGGCGGGTTTCGGAACCAATATCTGCATGCCGACCCCTGTGAAATGGCCGCTGCTTATCTGTACCACATCGTTCAGAATCATCCATTCATCAATGGTAACAAGCGAACGGGAGCCATGGCCGCGTTCGTGTTCTTGAAGCTCAACGGAGCTACGTTAGACGCAGATGAATCTGCCTTCGAATTACTCGTCTTGAAGGCGGCTCAGGGACAAACCAACAAATCAGCCATCGCGGAGTTCTTCCGCAAACATTTCCATCAGTAATTTCGGTGTCATAACTTGGTGAAGATAATCTAGCCGCGGCCCAGTTCACGGCGTTGCTGGTTTGACTCATCCAGCCTCCATTTATATACTTACGTTTCACCTGGAGGACGATCGAGATGAAAATTCTGATAGGTCTGCTCGCCGTAGTCGTCTTGATCGTTGGGATTCTGCTCTCCCTGCCGTTCCTGATCGACCTCAATAAGTATCAGGACCAGTACAAGCCGCATATCGAAGACGCGTTGAATCGCAAAGTTCAGCTGCAAGACATTCGGTTAACCGTCTGGCCGAGAATCGGCGCCCGTGTGGCGGGGTTCGCAGTGTTGGATGATCCGGCTTTTAGTTCCGGTCCATTTGCGTCGCTTGCGTCCTTGGATGTGGGTGTGAAACTCATGCCCCTGTTGAGCGGCAAGGTGGAGGTTGAGGAGATCACGCTTCACCAGCCGGTCATCACCGTCATCAAGAACCAGAAGGGTGTCCTCAATGTGGCAACCATCGGCCGTACCGGTGTACCGGCGCCTGAGAAGCCTTCACGTGCTCCGATCCCCTCGACAGAAGGACCGCTCAAAATCCTCGCGATGTTAGCCGTGGACCGCGTGTCGGTTGACGGCGGGAAGTTGACCTATCGCGACCTGTCGGCCGCCACTCCCACTGAATACACACTGCAAGACCTGGAGTTGCTCCTGCGAGACGTGCGACTGGGGCAAACCCCCAACCTCCATTTCGCTTCGCTGGTGCAGCCCTTCAACATGCCGGTGAAACTCGACGGTTCGTTTGGTCCGCTGAAAGAGACGATGGACATCGATGCCGTCAATTTCCAACTCGGCGTGGGAAAGACCGACTTCACCATTACAGGCAATGCCGCCGGAAACGACGCTGACCTCAACATCACTTCACCGGTGATCAATACGGCGAACCTTCCGGTTACGCTGCCATTGAAGAAGCCGGTCGATATCAAGGATGTTCAGATCGCTGCCGAGGTGAGGGGGCAGGAAGCCAAGTTGAGTTCGTTGTCATTTCAGCTGTTCGACGGCCACGTCAAGGGCCAGGGCAAAATGATCGCTGGATCCGATGCACCGCCTTTTAAAGGGGGTGTCACGGTTCAAGGACTGCAGCTCGGTCCGGCGTTGAATGCGGTCGCCGAAACACCCGTCTCCGTCAGCGGCACGGCCGGGGCCGATCTTTCGCTGCTCGGCAGGGGCTTCTTGATGCCGGACCTGACGAAGGCATTGGAGGGCACCGGTCATGTGGCGGTGAAGGATGGGAAGATCGAAGGGGTGAATCTTCTTCAAGAAGTGGCCTCAGCCCTCAAGGTGGCCGGCATTTCCCTTGGCGACGCGAAGGCCACGGCCTTTTCGACGATCGAGACCGATCTCGCCATCAATCAAGGGGTGATCAACGTGCAACGGCTCTTAATGGATAGCCATGATTTCCAGGCGACCGGCGGCGGTACCATCGGATTCGGATTCGATCAAAGACTGAACCTGATCGTAAATCTCAACCTGTCGCAGGATGTGAGCCAAAAGATTGCCGCTGCATCGCCGGTCGTGAAAATTGCCGTGAAAGACGGCCGATTGAGCCTGCCGCTCACGATCACAGGAACAGCGCAAGCCCCATCGTACGGAGTGGATGTGAAGGGCCTTACCGGCAAAGTGCAAGAGCAGGTCAAGAAGAAGGTCGAAGAAGCCGTGGGTGGACTCCTCAAGGGCACGACCAAGCCGGAGGACCTCGAGAAACAAGGGAAAGAGCTGCTCAAAGGATTGTTCGGTCGATAGGGGATGGCGCAGCCGATCGCGGAGTCAGTTCTCATCAGGAGACGGTTCCTATGAACGTCGTGGACACGCTCACGCAATATGCCGTGCAGTACGGGCTGCAAGCGGCGGTCGCTCTGGGTATTTTGGTGGCCGGGATGATGGCATCCCGGGGGGCCGGGAATTTCGCCCAACAGGCGCTCGAAAAGCAGACGCTTGAGCCACCGGTCCGGTTGCTCCTGGTCCGCATCGTCAAAATCGTGGTGATGCTCTTCACCGCGATGATCGCGCTTCAGACGCTGGGTGTTCCCATTGCTCCGCTCATTGCAGGAGTCGGCGTCGCAGGCGTAGGCATCGGACTCGCCTTGCAGGGTGTCTTAAGCAATGTCATGGCCGGCCTATCGATCATCTTCAGCAAACCCTACAAGGTCGGCGAACATATCTCGCTCCTCGGCGTGCACGGGGACGTCGTGGTTATCGATATCTTTACGACGACGCTGATGCATGCGGATCGGTCCCGCGTCATCATTCCCAATCGCAAAATCGTCGGAGAGATTCTGCATAACTTCGGCACCATCCGCCAGATGCGTTTGACCATTCCCGTATCACCGAATGCGGATCTCGATGACGCCCTTGCGCAAGTCCGGGACGTTCTCGATCGGCATCCATCGGTCATGAAAGAGCCCGTTCCTTCAATCGGAGTGGCCTCACTTGGAGAGTCGTCCTTGGCGGTGGCTCTTGCAATACAGCCGTGGACGGCTGTGGCGGATTACAGCGCGACTCAGGGAGAATTGAACAAATTAATTCTTCAACGATTTCAAGAGCGAGGGATCGAGCTGCCCTCGGCGAGTCTTACCGTCCGCATGGTGAACGATCGCTAGCCGTCGTATTCGTCTATGTCGTCTCTCCCAACTTGTACCTAGCCGTACATGGCACGGCCGTATTGCACCGTTACTCCAAACACAGCCTAGGTTCCAATACTACTTGCCGAAGGAGAACACATGAGACGATTTGTGCTGTCGGTCGCGCTCCTTGGTCTGATCATGACGAACCAGACCTTTGCCGAGGAGGGATCGCCTGCGACACTCTCGACACCGGTTCGTGATGTGGTGACCTTGAAAGACGGCAGTGTGATTTATGGCGAAGTGATAGAGATGACCGGCGGCCTCCTTCATCTTAAAAACTCCATGGTGAGCGACATTATCAAGATCAAGTGGGAAGAGATCAGTAAACTGACCGTTTCGCATCCCATTCCCTTTCATTTGAAGGACGGCTCCGTTCTGATGGGGACGGTGGAAGAGAGCGATCCGGACATGATCAAGCTGAAGGCCGGTCCGACCGGAAGCATCATGACCGTGCCGATGAACGTGGTCACGCAAGTAAACCCCGTCGTCCAACCTCCGGTCGTGTATACAGGCAGTATCAATGCGGGGTATTCGCA encodes the following:
- a CDS encoding AbrB family transcriptional regulator codes for the protein MIKKLTKHGNSLALVIDRGVLDLLDIDEETPLNIKTDGKCLIVAPAQDTVRQKKFRAALSEGNRRYGKMLKRLA
- a CDS encoding mechanosensitive ion channel protein MscS; translated protein: MNVVDTLTQYAVQYGLQAAVALGILVAGMMASRGAGNFAQQALEKQTLEPPVRLLLVRIVKIVVMLFTAMIALQTLGVPIAPLIAGVGVAGVGIGLALQGVLSNVMAGLSIIFSKPYKVGEHISLLGVHGDVVVIDIFTTTLMHADRSRVIIPNRKIVGEILHNFGTIRQMRLTIPVSPNADLDDALAQVRDVLDRHPSVMKEPVPSIGVASLGESSLAVALAIQPWTAVADYSATQGELNKLILQRFQERGIELPSASLTVRMVNDR